TACTATGGAGTTTCCAAAGCTAAGACCTCGCAGGCTGAGGAGTAATGAGAGCATAAGGCGTTTGGTTAGAGAGACCAAGCTGAGTCTTGACGACCTTATATGCCCTGTTTTTGTGCGCTACGGAGAGGGTATTGAAGAAGAAGTGCCTTCTATGCCGGGAGTTTTCAGATACAGTCCCGACAAAGTGATTGATGAAGTTAAAAAGATAAGGGATTTGGGCATTCCTGCCATAATACTCTTTGGTATTCCAGAGCACAAGGACGAGGTTGGATCAGATACATGGAGCAAAGAAGGTATAATCCAGAGGACTGTAAGGCTTATAAAAAAAGAGGTACCAGACATTTATGTAATTACGGATGTGTGCTTCTGTGAGTACACCACCCATGGACACTGCGGAGTGCTCAAAAACCACCACGTTGACAACGATGCTACGCTTGAAAATCTCAAAAAACAAGCTGTATCTCATGCAGAAAGCGGGGCTGATATGCTGGCACCTTCTGGTATGATGGACGGTATGGTAAAAGCTATAAGGAGTGCTTTAGATGAGGCTAACTTTTATGAGATTCCCATAATGGCATACTCTGCCAAGTTTGCCTCTGCCTTTTACGGACCCTTCAGAGATGCTGCGCAGTCAGCACCAGCCTTTGGCGATAGAAGAACTTACCAGATGGACCCGTCCAACGCAAGAGAAGCCTTAAAGGAAGTGCTTTTGGACCTTCAAGAAGGTGCAGACATAGTTATGGTAAAGCCAGCCCTATCTTACTTGGATATTATTTACCGCGTAAAGGAGGCTACACTGCTTCCAGTATGCGCTTACAATGTGAGCGGTGAGTATTCTATGATAAAGGCAGCCGGAAAGCTTGGATGGATAGACGAAAGGAAAGTTATGTGGGAGGTGCTAACTTCTATAAAGCGTGCTGGTGCGGATATGATCATCACTTACTTTGCTAAAGATGTGGCTATTTTAATAAACAGAGGTGAGTTGGCATGAAGTATTACATAAAGACTTTTGGCTGTCAGATGAACTTCAACGACAGCGAAAGGATAAAGGGGATGCTCCAGACTTTGGGCTATCAAGAAGCAAAAGACTGGCAGGAGGCTGACATAATTCTTATAAACACCTGTACCATCAGAGAAAAGCCAGATCAGAAGGTGTTTTCTCATTTAGGTGAGTATAAAAAGCTCAAAGAACAAAATCCAAAGGCTCTCATCGGTGTGTGTGGATGTTTGGCTCAGAGGATGGGTTTTGAGCTTATTCAAAAGTCGCCAGTGGTGGACATTATGTTTTCAAGCTTTAACATGCATCAGCTTCCAGAGCTCATACAGCAAGCACAGGCTGGATACAAAGCGGTTGCCATACTGGAAAACCCACCGGATGATGAGGACAAGCTCTGGGATTATCCTACAGTAAGGGACAATCCTTACTGCGCATATGTGACGGTGATGAAAGGATGCGATAAAAACTGCACTTACTGTGTAGTTCCCAAAACGAGGGGAAGGCAGAGGTCAAGAAGTTTGGAGAGCATACTCAAAGAGGTAAGGGACCTTGTATCCGATGGTGTAAAAGAAGTGCACCTTCTTGGTCAGAATGTTACCGCTTGGGGCAAAGACATAGGAAAGCACTTTTCGGAACTTTTATACAGAGTAGCAGAGATAGACGGCGTTGAAAGAATAAGATTCACCACAGGGCATCCTAAGGACCTTGACGAAGGGATAGCTAAGGCAATGGGTGAGATAAAAAAGGTCTGTGAGCACATACACCTTCCCTTTCAGGCAGGC
The DNA window shown above is from Hydrogenobacter thermophilus TK-6 and carries:
- the hemB gene encoding porphobilinogen synthase, whose protein sequence is MEFPKLRPRRLRSNESIRRLVRETKLSLDDLICPVFVRYGEGIEEEVPSMPGVFRYSPDKVIDEVKKIRDLGIPAIILFGIPEHKDEVGSDTWSKEGIIQRTVRLIKKEVPDIYVITDVCFCEYTTHGHCGVLKNHHVDNDATLENLKKQAVSHAESGADMLAPSGMMDGMVKAIRSALDEANFYEIPIMAYSAKFASAFYGPFRDAAQSAPAFGDRRTYQMDPSNAREALKEVLLDLQEGADIVMVKPALSYLDIIYRVKEATLLPVCAYNVSGEYSMIKAAGKLGWIDERKVMWEVLTSIKRAGADMIITYFAKDVAILINRGELA
- the miaB gene encoding tRNA (N6-isopentenyl adenosine(37)-C2)-methylthiotransferase MiaB gives rise to the protein MKYYIKTFGCQMNFNDSERIKGMLQTLGYQEAKDWQEADIILINTCTIREKPDQKVFSHLGEYKKLKEQNPKALIGVCGCLAQRMGFELIQKSPVVDIMFSSFNMHQLPELIQQAQAGYKAVAILENPPDDEDKLWDYPTVRDNPYCAYVTVMKGCDKNCTYCVVPKTRGRQRSRSLESILKEVRDLVSDGVKEVHLLGQNVTAWGKDIGKHFSELLYRVAEIDGVERIRFTTGHPKDLDEGIAKAMGEIKKVCEHIHLPFQAGSDRILKLMDRGYTKEEYLEKISMLKEYVKGITFSTDVIVGFPTETEEDFEETLDMLKKVRFEQVFSFKFSPRPDTPAYSMEGQVPDQVKTQRMSRLLQLQKEIMGEVAKSYEGTIQEVLIESIEHGNKLIGRTRTNRWVSMEGGVEMLGKVVKVKVIRSYPFNMECELV